GTGTATAGGGTTAATGTCAAGGCCCTATACGACGCTACATGACGGAGCTGGTGGATGCGCCCGGCAGACGGCCTCCCTCCAATCATGGGTGTCTTCGTCTTTTATCATTCGTCTTTTAGCCTCCCCCCAATCATGGGTGTCTTCGTCTTTTTCGTCTTTTTTTTCTTTCGTCGCCGAAGAACTCGGTACTCATGAGCTTTCTTCCTTTCTTGGATAAGGCTGTTAGGTTGTTGGGTGTTAGGTTGTTATGGGTCAGCTCTGACGGCTGAGCGCGGATAGGGTCGCCGGGCGGTCGCAATCTGTGGATCATGGCAAAGAAGGTCGAGAAATCCGAGGCGGACTGGCAGCAGGAGCTGACGCCCGAGCAGTTCGCCGTCTGCCGGCTCAAAGGCACCGAGCGCCCCTTCACCGGCGCCCACTGGGACAACCACGATCCCGGCATGTACCGGTGCGTCGCCTGCGGCGAGCCGCTGTTCAGCTCGGACACGAAGTTCGACTCGGGCAGCGGATGGCCCAGCTTCTATGCCCCGGTCGACGCGCAGAACGTCGCCACCGAGGATGACATCAGCGACGGCATGCGC
The sequence above is a segment of the Candidatus Binatia bacterium genome. Coding sequences within it:
- the msrB gene encoding peptide-methionine (R)-S-oxide reductase MsrB; the encoded protein is MAKKVEKSEADWQQELTPEQFAVCRLKGTERPFTGAHWDNHDPGMYRCVACGEPLFSSDTKFDSGSGWPSFYAPVDAQNVATEDDISDGMRRTEVLCATCGAHLGHVFPDGPHPTGLRYCINSVSLTFDPAADDDPKEP